A single region of the Cronobacter condimenti 1330 genome encodes:
- a CDS encoding BaiN/RdsA family NAD(P)/FAD-dependent oxidoreductase, translating to MEQFDAIIVGAGAAGLFCAALAGQAGRRVLVLDNGKKPGRKILMSGGGRCNFTNLYVEPAAYLSANPHFCKSALARYTQWDFIDLVGKHGIAWHEKTLGQLFCDESAEQIVTMLMAECEKGGVTVRLRSEVLAIARDEHGYTLTLNGAAVQTPKLVIASGGLSMPGLGATPFGYKVAEQFGLNVLPTRAGLVPFTLHKPLLEQIQTLSGVAVPAVVTADNGTVFRESILFTHRGLSGPAILQISSYWQPGEWVTVNLLPDIDAGAFIDEQRAAHPNQSLKNTLAMQLPKRLVECLQSLGQIPDVTLKQLNSRQQQELLETLHGWRVQPNGTEGYRTAEVTLGGVDTHELSSRTMEARKVPGLYFIGEVVDVTGWLGGYNFQWAWSSAWACAQALAE from the coding sequence GTGGAACAGTTTGATGCCATCATCGTAGGGGCGGGCGCGGCAGGTTTATTCTGCGCAGCGCTGGCAGGACAGGCAGGGCGCCGGGTGTTAGTGCTGGATAACGGCAAAAAACCGGGGCGTAAAATCCTGATGTCCGGCGGCGGACGCTGCAATTTCACCAACCTTTACGTTGAGCCTGCCGCTTACCTCAGTGCCAACCCGCACTTTTGTAAATCGGCGCTGGCGCGCTACACCCAGTGGGATTTTATCGATCTGGTGGGCAAGCACGGCATCGCCTGGCATGAGAAAACCCTCGGGCAGCTTTTCTGCGATGAGTCAGCCGAGCAGATAGTCACGATGCTGATGGCGGAGTGTGAAAAAGGCGGCGTCACTGTGCGGCTACGCAGCGAAGTGCTGGCGATCGCGCGTGACGAGCATGGCTATACCCTGACGCTGAACGGCGCGGCGGTACAGACGCCAAAGCTCGTCATTGCCAGCGGCGGTCTGTCGATGCCAGGCCTTGGCGCGACGCCGTTCGGTTATAAAGTGGCGGAACAGTTCGGGCTGAACGTCTTGCCGACCCGCGCCGGGCTGGTGCCGTTTACGCTGCACAAACCGCTCCTTGAGCAGATCCAGACGCTTTCCGGCGTCGCGGTGCCTGCCGTTGTCACCGCTGATAACGGTACGGTCTTTCGCGAAAGCATTCTTTTTACCCACCGCGGGCTTTCCGGCCCGGCCATTTTGCAGATTTCCAGCTACTGGCAGCCCGGCGAATGGGTGACGGTCAACCTTCTGCCGGATATCGACGCGGGCGCGTTCATTGACGAGCAGCGCGCCGCGCATCCGAACCAAAGCCTGAAAAACACGCTGGCTATGCAACTGCCGAAACGGCTGGTGGAGTGCCTGCAAAGCCTGGGGCAAATCCCGGATGTCACGCTCAAACAGCTCAACAGCCGCCAGCAACAGGAATTGCTGGAGACGTTGCATGGCTGGCGCGTTCAGCCTAACGGCACCGAAGGCTACCGCACCGCGGAAGTCACGCTCGGCGGCGTGGATACGCACGAGCTCTCCTCCCGTACGATGGAGGCGCGTAAAGTGCCGGGGCTCTATTTTATTGGCGAAGTGGTGGACGTGACCGGCTGGCTTGGCGGCTACAACTTCCAGTGGGCATGGAGCTCTGCCTGGGCCTGCGCCCAGGCGCTCGCCGAATAA
- the rsmJ gene encoding 16S rRNA (guanine(1516)-N(2))-methyltransferase RsmJ → MNICLIDETGAGDGALSVLAARWGLAHDPDNLMALVMTSHHLELRKRDEPKLGGIFVDFVEGAMAHRRKFGGGRGEAVAKAVGVKGSYLPQVVDATAGLGRDAFVLASVGCHVRMLERNPVVAALLDDGLARGYQDAEIGPWLRDRLQLIHASSLTALDEITPRPEVVYLDPMFPHKQKSALVKKEMRVFQSLVGPDLDADGLLAPARRLATKRVVVKRPDYAPPLGDVATPNAVITKGHRFDIYAGTPE, encoded by the coding sequence GTGAACATTTGTCTGATTGATGAAACAGGCGCCGGAGACGGCGCCTTATCTGTTCTGGCGGCCCGCTGGGGGCTGGCGCACGACCCGGATAACCTGATGGCGCTGGTGATGACGTCGCACCATCTTGAGCTGCGCAAGCGCGACGAGCCAAAACTTGGCGGGATATTCGTCGATTTTGTCGAGGGCGCCATGGCGCACCGCCGTAAATTCGGCGGCGGACGCGGCGAAGCGGTAGCGAAAGCGGTGGGCGTTAAGGGCAGTTATCTGCCGCAGGTGGTCGACGCGACGGCGGGGCTTGGGCGCGATGCGTTCGTGCTGGCATCGGTAGGTTGCCATGTGCGGATGCTGGAGCGTAACCCGGTTGTCGCGGCGCTTTTGGATGACGGCCTGGCGCGCGGTTATCAGGATGCGGAGATAGGTCCGTGGCTGCGTGACCGGTTACAGCTGATCCATGCCTCCAGCCTCACAGCACTGGATGAGATTACGCCGCGCCCGGAGGTGGTGTACCTCGACCCGATGTTTCCGCACAAGCAGAAGAGCGCGCTGGTGAAAAAGGAGATGCGGGTGTTTCAGTCGCTGGTGGGGCCGGATCTTGATGCTGACGGACTGCTGGCGCCCGCCCGTAGACTCGCGACAAAGCGTGTGGTGGTGAAACGCCCCGATTACGCGCCGCCGCTCGGCGATGTCGCCACGCCAAACGCCGTCATTACCAAAGGCCACCGCTTCGATATTTACGCCGGTACGCCGGAATAA
- the uspB gene encoding universal stress protein UspB, whose protein sequence is MISTVALFWSLFLVCVINMARYFSSLRALLVVLRGCDPLLYQYVDGGGFFTAHGQPSKQIRLVWYIYWQRYLDHHDDEFIRRCERVRRQFILTSSLCGLVIISLIGLMIWH, encoded by the coding sequence ATGATCAGCACCGTCGCGCTGTTTTGGTCCTTATTCTTGGTTTGCGTTATTAATATGGCGCGTTATTTCTCATCGTTACGCGCGCTTTTAGTGGTGCTCAGAGGATGCGATCCACTGCTTTATCAATATGTGGATGGCGGCGGCTTTTTTACGGCACATGGTCAACCCAGCAAACAGATTCGCCTTGTCTGGTATATTTACTGGCAACGTTATCTCGATCATCATGACGACGAATTTATTCGCCGCTGCGAACGCGTGCGCCGCCAGTTTATTCTCACCAGTTCATTATGCGGGTTAGTCATTATTAGCCTGATAGGGCTGATGATTTGGCATTAA
- a CDS encoding glutamine synthetase family protein: MFSFALTPWFKHRNPTAASDAVSSGQEPIMFSTLLNTWMLAGTPQPVQSRFRQEAQAYLREYPHTRYVDICLYDLNGCRRGKRLSVETLLSLADGCYFPLSVYHMDAEGQVTPAAVAHSEPDRLCLPISGTLRPCASDPQHHAQVLLSMQNPDGTGCTLEPRVVLERLLARFHARGLYPVMAPEVEFYLQAVDGAPPTSRCFDIDMPDRDNALLEAMDAEARRQGLPLCGIVAEADAGQFELNFRHTGRVVAMCDQVLAARRLVHQVAEKQGYHASFMAKPRASLAGSGLHFHVSLNDPQGSNLFASEAGCPNVMMRRSLSGLLALMPASVALVAPGANAFRRLRKNLNEPLFSSWGYNDRSAALRLPCADAAGQRIEYRLASADANPYLVAAVMLAGILYGLDHPLPLPQAGAKKELPALPLFWPDALACFQEADWLRAQLGTPFSDAWLACKHQELARFESEVTDAEKRVHHH, translated from the coding sequence ATGTTTTCCTTTGCACTGACTCCCTGGTTTAAACACCGCAACCCGACAGCAGCATCAGATGCTGTCTCCTCCGGTCAGGAACCGATTATGTTCTCCACGTTGCTCAATACCTGGATGCTGGCGGGCACGCCGCAGCCTGTTCAGTCGCGCTTTCGCCAGGAGGCGCAAGCCTATCTGCGGGAGTACCCGCACACCCGGTATGTCGACATCTGCCTGTACGATCTGAACGGCTGCCGTCGGGGTAAACGCTTGAGCGTAGAAACCCTGCTTTCGCTCGCCGATGGCTGTTACTTCCCGCTCTCGGTTTACCACATGGATGCAGAAGGCCAGGTGACGCCCGCGGCGGTGGCGCACAGCGAGCCTGACCGCCTCTGCCTGCCGATAAGCGGCACGCTGCGCCCATGTGCCAGCGATCCGCAGCATCATGCGCAGGTGCTGCTCTCGATGCAAAACCCCGACGGCACAGGCTGCACGCTTGAGCCGCGCGTGGTGCTGGAGCGGCTGCTGGCACGGTTTCACGCCCGTGGGTTGTACCCGGTGATGGCGCCGGAAGTGGAATTTTATCTGCAGGCCGTAGACGGCGCGCCGCCGACATCACGCTGTTTTGATATCGACATGCCCGATCGTGACAACGCGCTGCTGGAGGCAATGGATGCCGAGGCGCGCCGGCAGGGCCTGCCGCTGTGCGGCATCGTGGCCGAGGCCGACGCCGGCCAGTTCGAACTGAATTTCCGCCATACCGGGCGCGTGGTGGCGATGTGCGATCAGGTACTGGCGGCCCGGCGGCTGGTTCATCAGGTGGCGGAAAAACAGGGCTACCACGCCAGCTTTATGGCGAAACCGCGCGCTTCGCTCGCAGGCAGCGGCCTGCATTTTCACGTAAGCCTGAACGACCCGCAGGGCAGCAATCTTTTCGCAAGCGAGGCGGGGTGCCCGAACGTCATGATGCGCCGCAGTCTGAGCGGCCTGCTGGCGCTGATGCCCGCAAGTGTCGCGCTGGTTGCGCCCGGCGCGAACGCGTTCCGGCGGCTTCGCAAAAACCTGAACGAGCCGCTGTTTTCCTCCTGGGGCTATAACGACCGTTCAGCGGCGCTGCGTCTGCCCTGCGCCGATGCTGCGGGTCAGCGGATCGAATACCGGCTCGCGAGCGCCGACGCCAACCCGTATCTCGTGGCGGCGGTCATGCTGGCAGGCATTCTGTACGGGCTTGATCACCCGCTGCCGCTGCCGCAGGCCGGGGCGAAGAAAGAGTTACCCGCGCTGCCGCTCTTCTGGCCGGATGCGCTGGCATGTTTTCAGGAGGCCGACTGGCTACGGGCGCAACTGGGTACGCCGTTCAGCGACGCGTGGCTTGCCTGCAAACACCAGGAGCTGGCCCGGTTTGAAAGCGAAGTCACTGACGCGGAAAAACGCGTGCATCACCATTAA
- the pitA gene encoding inorganic phosphate transporter PitA, whose protein sequence is MLHLFAGLDLHTGLLLLLALGFVLFYEAINGFHDTANAVATVIYTRAMRSQLAVAMAALFNFLGVLLGGLSVAYAIVHMLPTDLLLNVGSAHGLAMVFSMLLAAIIWNLGTWYLGLPASSSHTLIGAIIGIGLTNALMTGTSVVDALNIPKVLNIFGSLIVSPIVGLVFAGGLVFLLRRYWSSTKKRARIHLTPAEREKKDGKKKPPFWTRIALILSAIGVSFSHGANDGQKGIGLIMLVLIGVAPAGFVVNMNASGYDITRTRDAINNVETYFQQHPAALRQVAGVDPVIPTPDQVNPTGNPKEFHCDASRAILALDRAKTMLNNIDSYDKLSVDQRSHLRRIMLCISDTTDKVAKLKETSADDQRLLKNLKADMLSTIEYAPVWIIMAVALALGVGTMIGWRRVATTIGEKIGKKGMTYAQGMSAQMTAAVSIGIASYTGMPVSTTHVLSSSVAGTMLVDGGGLQRKTVTSILMAWVFTLPASIVLSGVLYWIALRFV, encoded by the coding sequence ATGCTACATTTGTTTGCCGGGCTGGATTTACACACTGGCCTGTTACTATTGCTTGCTCTGGGATTTGTACTGTTTTATGAAGCCATTAATGGTTTCCATGATACGGCAAACGCAGTCGCAACCGTTATCTACACACGCGCTATGCGATCGCAACTTGCGGTGGCCATGGCGGCTCTCTTTAACTTCCTCGGTGTTCTGCTTGGCGGCTTAAGCGTGGCTTATGCGATTGTGCATATGCTGCCGACTGATCTGTTGCTCAACGTAGGCTCCGCACATGGCCTGGCGATGGTTTTCTCCATGCTGCTGGCCGCTATCATCTGGAACCTCGGCACCTGGTATCTCGGTCTGCCAGCATCCAGCTCCCATACGCTGATTGGCGCTATCATCGGGATTGGCCTGACCAACGCCCTGATGACGGGCACATCGGTAGTAGATGCGCTGAATATCCCGAAAGTGCTGAACATTTTCGGCTCCCTCATTGTGTCGCCGATAGTCGGTCTGGTGTTCGCAGGCGGGCTAGTGTTTTTGCTGCGTCGCTACTGGAGCAGCACCAAAAAACGCGCCCGTATTCATCTGACACCTGCGGAGCGTGAAAAGAAAGATGGCAAGAAAAAGCCGCCTTTCTGGACCCGCATTGCGCTGATCCTCTCCGCCATTGGCGTGAGTTTCTCTCACGGCGCGAACGACGGCCAGAAAGGCATCGGCCTTATCATGCTGGTGCTGATTGGCGTAGCGCCCGCCGGTTTTGTGGTGAATATGAATGCCTCCGGCTACGACATCACCCGCACCCGCGACGCTATCAATAACGTCGAAACGTACTTCCAGCAGCATCCGGCCGCACTGCGTCAGGTCGCGGGCGTTGACCCGGTTATCCCGACGCCGGATCAGGTGAACCCGACGGGCAATCCGAAGGAGTTTCACTGTGACGCGAGCCGCGCCATTCTTGCGCTGGATCGCGCGAAAACGATGCTTAATAACATCGACAGCTACGACAAGCTGAGCGTTGATCAGCGCAGCCATCTGCGCCGCATTATGCTCTGCATCTCTGACACCACCGATAAAGTGGCGAAGCTGAAAGAGACCAGCGCTGACGACCAGCGTCTGCTGAAAAACCTGAAGGCGGATATGCTCAGCACTATTGAGTATGCTCCAGTCTGGATAATCATGGCGGTAGCACTGGCGCTGGGCGTCGGCACCATGATCGGCTGGCGTCGCGTGGCGACCACCATCGGCGAGAAAATCGGCAAGAAAGGCATGACCTATGCGCAGGGCATGTCAGCGCAGATGACCGCGGCGGTCTCTATCGGTATTGCAAGCTACACCGGTATGCCGGTTTCCACGACGCACGTGCTCTCCTCTTCCGTCGCGGGCACGATGCTCGTCGATGGCGGCGGTTTGCAACGTAAAACCGTTACCAGCATTCTGATGGCGTGGGTTTTCACCCTGCCTGCGTCAATCGTGCTGTCAGGTGTGTTGTACTGGATAGCGTTACGTTTCGTGTAA
- the prlC gene encoding oligopeptidase A, with protein sequence MTNPLLTPFELPPFSSIKPEHVVPAVTKALEDCRAQVEAVVSRGAPYSWESLCQPLAETDDKLGRIFSPVSHLNSVKNSPELREAYEQTLPLLSEYSTWVGQNEGLYQAYRDLRDGDNYAKLDTAQKKAVDNALRDFELSGIGLPKDKQKRYGEIAARLSELGSLYSNNVLDATQGWTKLVTDESELSGMPESALAAAKAMAEAKEQQGFLLTLDIPSYLPVMTYCDNQALREEMYRAYSTRASDQGPNAGKWDNTPVMEEILALRHELAQLLGFDSYAEKSLATKMAENPQQVLDFLTDLAKRARPQGEKELAQLRAFAKEHFSVDELQPWDIAYYSEKQKQHLYSISDEQLRPYFPENKAVNGLFEVVKRIYGISAKERKDIDVWHPDVRFFELYDESGELRGSFYLDLYARENKRGGAWMDDCVGQMRKADGELQKPVAYLTCNFNRPVSGKPALFTHDEVITLFHEFGHGLHHMLTRIETPGVAGISGVPWDAVELPSQFMENWCWEPEALAFISGHFETGEPLPQALLDKMLAAKNYQAAMFILRQLEFGLFDFRLHAQFSPEQGAKVLETLAEIKKQVAVVPGPAWGRFPHAFSHIFAGGYAAGYYSYLWADVLAADAYSRFEEEGIFNRDTGQAFLDNILTRGGSEEPMELFKRFRGREPQLDAMLEHYGIQG encoded by the coding sequence ATGACCAATCCATTATTGACGCCTTTTGAACTACCGCCCTTTTCCTCCATTAAACCCGAGCACGTGGTGCCAGCGGTGACGAAAGCGCTGGAAGATTGCCGCGCGCAGGTGGAGGCGGTAGTCAGCCGCGGCGCGCCTTACAGCTGGGAATCACTTTGCCAGCCGCTTGCGGAGACCGACGACAAACTGGGCCGCATTTTCTCCCCGGTAAGCCACCTGAACTCTGTGAAAAACAGCCCGGAGCTTCGCGAAGCCTATGAGCAGACGCTGCCGCTGCTCTCTGAATACAGCACCTGGGTGGGCCAGAACGAAGGACTTTACCAGGCGTATCGCGATTTACGCGACGGCGACAACTACGCCAAACTCGACACCGCCCAGAAAAAAGCGGTCGATAACGCGCTGCGCGATTTTGAGCTTTCTGGCATCGGTTTGCCGAAAGACAAACAGAAACGTTACGGCGAAATCGCGGCGCGTCTTTCCGAACTCGGCTCGCTTTACAGCAACAACGTGCTGGACGCGACGCAGGGCTGGACGAAGCTCGTGACCGATGAATCTGAGCTTTCGGGCATGCCGGAAAGCGCGCTGGCGGCGGCCAAAGCCATGGCCGAAGCCAAAGAGCAGCAGGGTTTTCTGCTGACGCTGGATATTCCAAGCTATCTGCCGGTGATGACTTACTGCGATAACCAGGCGCTTCGCGAAGAGATGTATCGCGCCTACAGCACCCGCGCCTCTGACCAGGGGCCGAACGCCGGCAAATGGGACAACACGCCGGTGATGGAAGAGATCCTGGCGCTGCGTCATGAGCTTGCGCAACTGTTGGGCTTTGACAGCTACGCCGAAAAATCCCTCGCCACTAAAATGGCCGAAAACCCGCAGCAGGTGCTGGATTTCTTAACCGATCTGGCCAAACGCGCTCGCCCGCAGGGTGAAAAAGAGCTCGCCCAGCTGCGCGCCTTTGCCAAAGAACATTTCAGCGTCGACGAGCTGCAACCGTGGGATATCGCGTATTACAGCGAAAAACAGAAGCAGCATCTCTACAGCATCAGCGATGAGCAGCTGCGCCCCTATTTCCCGGAAAACAAAGCCGTTAACGGCCTGTTTGAAGTGGTTAAGCGCATTTACGGCATCAGCGCCAAAGAGCGTAAAGATATCGACGTCTGGCATCCGGACGTGCGCTTCTTTGAGCTGTATGACGAGAGCGGCGAACTGCGTGGCAGCTTCTACCTTGACCTCTACGCGCGCGAAAACAAGCGTGGCGGGGCGTGGATGGATGACTGCGTCGGCCAGATGCGTAAAGCAGACGGCGAGCTGCAAAAACCGGTGGCGTACCTCACCTGTAACTTTAACCGCCCGGTAAGCGGCAAACCGGCGCTGTTCACGCATGACGAAGTGATCACGCTGTTCCATGAATTTGGTCACGGTCTGCACCACATGCTGACCCGCATCGAAACCCCAGGGGTCGCGGGCATCAGCGGTGTGCCGTGGGATGCCGTCGAGCTGCCGAGCCAGTTCATGGAAAACTGGTGCTGGGAGCCGGAGGCGCTGGCGTTTATCTCCGGTCATTTCGAAACCGGCGAGCCGCTGCCGCAGGCGCTGCTCGACAAAATGCTGGCGGCGAAAAACTACCAGGCGGCGATGTTTATCCTGCGCCAGCTGGAGTTCGGCCTGTTCGATTTCCGTCTGCATGCGCAGTTCAGCCCGGAGCAGGGCGCGAAGGTGCTGGAAACGCTGGCGGAGATTAAAAAACAGGTGGCTGTGGTGCCCGGCCCGGCCTGGGGCCGCTTCCCGCATGCCTTCAGCCATATTTTCGCTGGCGGCTACGCGGCGGGCTACTACAGCTATTTGTGGGCTGACGTGCTGGCCGCAGACGCGTATTCCCGCTTTGAAGAAGAAGGTATTTTCAACCGCGACACCGGTCAGGCGTTCCTCGATAACATTCTGACGCGCGGCGGTTCTGAAGAGCCGATGGAGCTGTTTAAACGCTTCCGCGGCCGTGAACCGCAGCTCGACGCGATGCTGGAACATTACGGCATCCAGGGCTGA
- the uspA gene encoding universal stress protein UspA, with translation MAYKHILIAVDLSPESKVLVDKAVSMARPYNAKISLIHVDVNYSDLYTGLIDVNLGDMQKRISEETHHALTELSTNAGYPITETLSGSGDLGQVLVDAIKKYDVDLVVCGHHQDFWSKLMSSARQLINTVHIDMLIVPLRDDEEA, from the coding sequence ATGGCTTATAAACATATTCTCATCGCGGTCGATCTGTCCCCTGAAAGCAAGGTACTGGTAGATAAAGCGGTATCCATGGCGCGTCCCTACAACGCGAAAATTTCTCTGATTCATGTCGATGTGAATTATTCCGACCTCTACACCGGGTTAATTGACGTTAACCTGGGCGACATGCAAAAGCGCATCTCCGAAGAGACTCACCATGCGCTGACCGAGCTTTCCACCAATGCGGGCTATCCGATTACCGAAACCCTGAGCGGTAGCGGCGATCTGGGCCAGGTGCTGGTCGATGCGATTAAAAAATATGATGTGGATTTAGTGGTGTGCGGCCATCACCAGGATTTCTGGAGCAAGCTGATGTCTTCCGCTCGCCAGCTTATCAACACCGTTCATATCGATATGTTGATCGTCCCGCTGCGCGACGACGAAGAAGCGTAA
- a CDS encoding alpha,alpha-trehalose-phosphate synthase (UDP-forming), whose amino-acid sequence MSRLVMISSRCGVPHGADAQAEALHDIMRRRGGLWMGWSGAVGPDGEPRRITVRETAGYTRQRWNMSPAEHADYYHGYVHQALWPVFHNRPDLATHPKTAFCAYKAWNEAVAEIATDGICPDDVVWVQDYHLIPLGRCLKEAGLLNPCGFFLHQPFPPGDVFRTLPEHDWLMRSLFFYDLIGFQSGSDVNHFLLCVMRHYRTERLSATTLRVNGHIINVGVFPCGVATPRRATLPGTHGERYPRKLIVSDDVINDISGIHYRIDAMRTLLNNHPQYLRDVTLLQISDPAKEYPHFSPRLEQQLARFCSEVNGAFGDLCWFPVNYLHNDALNRRAIGEIYASASVGLFTPLSEGVSLSAKAYVLAQNAADPGVLILSHCTGTAEQLKGAMVVNPYDAYELSEALHSALAMPLAERKQRHAALLTQVRQYDNQWWASTFLDALGGESYASTTLRFPRQYGIFTPQNLY is encoded by the coding sequence ATGTCTCGCTTAGTTATGATCTCCAGCCGCTGCGGCGTACCACACGGCGCCGATGCCCAGGCCGAAGCCCTGCACGATATTATGCGCAGGCGTGGCGGCCTGTGGATGGGGTGGAGCGGCGCGGTCGGCCCTGACGGTGAGCCACGCCGTATCACGGTGCGGGAGACCGCCGGCTACACGCGCCAGCGCTGGAACATGTCGCCTGCGGAACACGCCGATTACTATCACGGCTATGTGCATCAGGCGCTGTGGCCGGTATTTCATAACCGGCCCGATCTCGCGACGCACCCGAAAACCGCGTTCTGTGCCTATAAAGCCTGGAACGAGGCCGTGGCGGAAATAGCAACTGATGGGATCTGCCCGGATGACGTGGTGTGGGTGCAGGATTATCACCTGATCCCGCTCGGGCGCTGCCTGAAGGAAGCGGGGTTACTGAATCCATGTGGTTTCTTTTTACATCAGCCGTTTCCGCCAGGCGACGTGTTCCGCACGCTGCCGGAGCACGACTGGCTGATGCGCTCGCTCTTTTTCTACGATCTGATTGGGTTTCAGTCCGGCAGCGACGTGAATCATTTTCTGCTCTGCGTGATGCGCCATTACCGCACGGAGCGGCTTTCCGCGACCACGCTTCGGGTTAACGGACACATTATTAACGTTGGCGTATTTCCCTGCGGTGTGGCGACGCCGCGCCGCGCAACGCTGCCCGGCACGCACGGCGAACGCTACCCGCGCAAGCTTATCGTCAGCGATGATGTGATAAACGACATCAGCGGCATCCATTACCGCATCGACGCCATGCGTACGCTATTGAATAACCATCCACAGTACCTGCGCGACGTGACGCTGCTACAGATAAGCGACCCGGCCAAAGAGTACCCGCATTTTTCGCCGCGGCTCGAGCAGCAGCTGGCGCGCTTTTGCAGCGAGGTGAACGGCGCGTTTGGCGATCTCTGCTGGTTTCCGGTGAATTATCTGCATAACGACGCGCTAAACCGGCGCGCCATCGGCGAGATTTACGCCAGCGCCAGCGTGGGCCTTTTTACACCGCTGTCGGAAGGCGTCAGCCTGAGTGCCAAAGCGTATGTGCTGGCGCAGAATGCCGCCGATCCGGGCGTGCTCATTTTGTCGCACTGCACCGGCACAGCAGAGCAGCTAAAAGGCGCAATGGTCGTGAATCCCTATGACGCGTATGAGCTGAGCGAGGCGTTGCACTCGGCACTTGCGATGCCGCTTGCGGAGCGCAAACAGCGCCACGCGGCGCTGCTCACGCAGGTGCGTCAGTATGATAATCAGTGGTGGGCCAGCACGTTTCTTGATGCACTGGGGGGCGAATCTTACGCCTCCACGACGCTGCGCTTTCCGCGCCAGTACGGGATTTTTACGCCACAGAACCTGTACTGA
- a CDS encoding 23S rRNA (adenine(2030)-N(6))-methyltransferase RlmJ encodes MLSYRHSFHAGNHADVLKHTVQSLIIESLKEKEKPFLYLDTHAGAGRYQLSGEHAERTGEYLEGIARIWQRDDLPTELEPYINAISHFNRSGQLRYYPGSPLIARQLLRPQDSLQLTELHPSDFPLLRGEFQKDERARVERADGYQQLKSKLPPASRRGLILIDPPYEIKTDYQAVVQGINEGYKRFATGVYALWYPVVLRNQIKRMMNDLESTGIRRILQIELAVRPDSDQRGMTASGMIVINPPWKLEQQMANLLPWLHQALVPAGTGHTTLKWVVPE; translated from the coding sequence ATGCTCAGTTACCGCCACAGCTTCCACGCCGGCAACCACGCCGACGTCCTCAAACATACCGTCCAGAGCCTGATCATTGAGTCGCTCAAAGAGAAGGAAAAACCGTTCCTGTATCTGGATACCCACGCGGGCGCCGGTCGCTATCAGCTGAGCGGCGAACATGCCGAGCGCACGGGTGAATATCTCGAAGGGATCGCGCGTATCTGGCAGCGCGACGACCTGCCGACGGAGCTTGAGCCGTACATCAACGCAATCTCGCATTTCAACCGCAGCGGTCAGTTACGTTATTACCCCGGCTCGCCGCTGATTGCCCGTCAGCTGCTGCGCCCGCAGGACAGCCTGCAACTCACCGAGCTGCACCCGAGCGATTTCCCGCTGCTGCGCGGTGAATTTCAGAAAGATGAACGCGCCCGCGTTGAGCGTGCTGACGGTTATCAGCAACTGAAATCCAAACTGCCGCCAGCGTCGCGTCGCGGCCTTATCCTGATAGACCCGCCTTACGAAATCAAAACGGACTACCAGGCGGTGGTTCAGGGCATTAATGAAGGCTATAAGCGTTTTGCGACCGGCGTTTACGCGCTCTGGTACCCGGTGGTTTTACGTAACCAAATCAAGCGTATGATGAATGACCTCGAATCCACTGGCATTCGACGTATTCTGCAAATCGAACTGGCAGTACGTCCGGACAGCGATCAGCGCGGCATGACCGCCTCGGGCATGATTGTTATCAACCCGCCGTGGAAGCTCGAACAGCAAATGGCGAATCTACTGCCGTGGCTACATCAGGCGCTGGTGCCCGCAGGCACCGGCCACACGACGCTGAAGTGGGTTGTGCCGGAGTAA